The Lycium ferocissimum isolate CSIRO_LF1 chromosome 10, AGI_CSIRO_Lferr_CH_V1, whole genome shotgun sequence genome window below encodes:
- the LOC132034914 gene encoding uncharacterized protein LOC132034914, which produces MEYLSRLLNQLKNQVAFKYHPRCAKLGITYLSFADDLLLFARGDFESVVALHQCFTQVTQASVLQTNLDKSSVYCGGVAMEERTRILAFLKYTVGELPFKYLGIPLSTKKISVSQWQPLIDKIITKISSWTSKKLSYAGRIQLVQTAIFGMQTYWA; this is translated from the coding sequence ATGGAATACCTAAGCAGATTATTGAATCAACTAAAGAATCAGGTAGCTTTCAAATATCACCCTAGATGTGCAAAGCTAGGGATAACTTACCTTAGCTTTGCAGATGATTTGCTTTTGTTTGCTAGGGGTGATTTTGAGTCTGTAGTGGCCCTACATCAGTGCTTCACTCAGGTCACGCAGGCTTCAGTCTTACAGACTAACCTAGATAAGAGTTCTGTATACTGTGGGGGTGTAGCAATGGAAGAGAGAACAAGAATTCTAGCCTTTTTGAAATATACTGTGGGTGAGTTGCCTTTCAAATACCTTGGGATCCCATTATCTACTAAGAAAATATCTGTGTCACAATGGCAGCCTCTGATTGACAAGATTATAACTAAAATCTCTTCGTGGACATCCAAAAAACTATCGTATGCTGGGAGAATTCAATTGGTACAAACAGCCATTTTTGGTATGCAAACATATTGGGCATAG